The Eublepharis macularius isolate TG4126 chromosome 3, MPM_Emac_v1.0, whole genome shotgun sequence genome has a window encoding:
- the MRPL39 gene encoding 39S ribosomal protein L39, mitochondrial isoform X2 — protein sequence MASFRVACGLRRGCSKNPVPRLSTAEIAQMRNELFSKEKERQLSLYPRIEKIEVKYVGTSHPGTLFIMNKGLSTPYTCAMHLSEWHCKKSVLALVDGNLWDMYRPLTQSCEIQFLTFKDEDPEEVNKAYWRSCAMILGCVLEQAFKDEYLVTLVRAPEVPVVSGAFCYDVILDSRLNAWTPTEENLRSFTKEVHKLIYKDLPFEILDVDVKVALEIFQHNQYKLDAVKQKASQNSEGIVQLHRFGDFIDVSEGPHIPRTSFCGQYEVTAAHNLESRQSELIRRVQGLSLPVQLKLHHAVWHRLLERSQKLVNEDKRKEMKNENEVSKTESV from the exons ATGGCTTCTTTTCGGGTTGCCTGCGGACTTCGGCGGGGCTGCAGCAAGA ATCCAGTTCCTCGGCTATCAACAGCTGAGATTGCACAGATGCGCAATGAGCTCTTTTCCAAGGAAAAAGAGCGACAATTGTCTCTTTATCCACGAATTGAGAAGATTGAAGTAAAGTATGTTGGTACATCTCACCCAGGCACTTTATTTATAATGAACAAAGGACTTTCTACACCATATACTTGTGCGATGC ATTTGAGCGAATGGCATTGTAAGAAATCTGTACTCGCCCTTGTAGATGGAAATCTCTGGGATATGTATCGGCCTTTGACTCAGTCATGTGAAATTCAGTTTCTCACTTTCAAAGATGAAGATCCAGAGGAAGTGAACAAA GCCTACTGGCGATCCTGTGCAATGATCCTAGGATGTGTGCTGGAACAGGCCTTCAAAGATGAATACTTGGTCACTCTTGTTAGAGCACCAGAAGTTCCAG TGGTATCTGGTGCTTTCTGCTATGATGTAATTTTGGACAGCAGACTGAATGCTTGGACGCCAACAGAG GAAAATCTTCGTTCTTTTACAAAAGAAGTTCACAAGCTAATTTACAAAGACCTGCCGTTTGAAATCCTAGATGTTGATGTGAAAGTGGCACTTGAAATATTTCAGCATAACCA GTATAAACTGGATGCGGTCAAACAAAAagcttcacaaaattctgaggGAATAGTACAATTGCATAG GTTTGGTGACTTCATAGACGTTAGTGAAGGCCCTCATATACCCAGAACAAGCTTTTGTGGCCAGTATGAGGTAACAGCAGCTCATAATCTTGAGAGTAGACAATCGGAATTGATACGAAGGGTCCAAGGTCTCTCTCTTCCAGTTCAACTGAAG CttcatcatgcagtctggcacAGGTTGTTGGAAAGATCTCAGAAACTG
- the MRPL39 gene encoding 39S ribosomal protein L39, mitochondrial isoform X1 — protein MASFRVACGLRRGCSKRFVSTDPVPRLSTAEIAQMRNELFSKEKERQLSLYPRIEKIEVKYVGTSHPGTLFIMNKGLSTPYTCAMHLSEWHCKKSVLALVDGNLWDMYRPLTQSCEIQFLTFKDEDPEEVNKAYWRSCAMILGCVLEQAFKDEYLVTLVRAPEVPVVSGAFCYDVILDSRLNAWTPTEENLRSFTKEVHKLIYKDLPFEILDVDVKVALEIFQHNQYKLDAVKQKASQNSEGIVQLHRFGDFIDVSEGPHIPRTSFCGQYEVTAAHNLESRQSELIRRVQGLSLPVQLKLHHAVWHRLLERSQKLVNEDKRKEMKNENEVSKTESV, from the exons ATGGCTTCTTTTCGGGTTGCCTGCGGACTTCGGCGGGGCTGCAGCAAGA GATTTGTATCCACAGATCCAGTTCCTCGGCTATCAACAGCTGAGATTGCACAGATGCGCAATGAGCTCTTTTCCAAGGAAAAAGAGCGACAATTGTCTCTTTATCCACGAATTGAGAAGATTGAAGTAAAGTATGTTGGTACATCTCACCCAGGCACTTTATTTATAATGAACAAAGGACTTTCTACACCATATACTTGTGCGATGC ATTTGAGCGAATGGCATTGTAAGAAATCTGTACTCGCCCTTGTAGATGGAAATCTCTGGGATATGTATCGGCCTTTGACTCAGTCATGTGAAATTCAGTTTCTCACTTTCAAAGATGAAGATCCAGAGGAAGTGAACAAA GCCTACTGGCGATCCTGTGCAATGATCCTAGGATGTGTGCTGGAACAGGCCTTCAAAGATGAATACTTGGTCACTCTTGTTAGAGCACCAGAAGTTCCAG TGGTATCTGGTGCTTTCTGCTATGATGTAATTTTGGACAGCAGACTGAATGCTTGGACGCCAACAGAG GAAAATCTTCGTTCTTTTACAAAAGAAGTTCACAAGCTAATTTACAAAGACCTGCCGTTTGAAATCCTAGATGTTGATGTGAAAGTGGCACTTGAAATATTTCAGCATAACCA GTATAAACTGGATGCGGTCAAACAAAAagcttcacaaaattctgaggGAATAGTACAATTGCATAG GTTTGGTGACTTCATAGACGTTAGTGAAGGCCCTCATATACCCAGAACAAGCTTTTGTGGCCAGTATGAGGTAACAGCAGCTCATAATCTTGAGAGTAGACAATCGGAATTGATACGAAGGGTCCAAGGTCTCTCTCTTCCAGTTCAACTGAAG CttcatcatgcagtctggcacAGGTTGTTGGAAAGATCTCAGAAACTG